ATACCGATTACCGTACCTAGTAGACCTAGTAACGGGGCGATAGCTGCAAGAATCTTAATCAGGTTGATACCACTTTCAATTGAAGGCAGTTCACGCAAGATAGCTTCATCCAGTTTCAATTCCAAAGTCTCAGTGTCTGCATTTTTGTTTTCTTCATAAACAGTCAAAATGCGGCCAAGAGGGTTTGAAGTAGAAGGATTTTGAGGGTTGTTCAATTGCTTTCTGATACCGCCGCTCATCACAGTCAGAACGATGATCTTATACAGAGCAATCAACAAACCGATAGCCAACATGACAGTGATAACATAACCAGGCAAACCACCTGCATGATATCTTTCCATCATGGTTGCTTTAGCAGTCAACAAGCCAAGGATTTGACCTTGAGAAGGGTCGATATAAACCGCTTCTAAACCAGAGCCGCCTGTAGCAAAACCAGTAGCTGAATTAACCATGTAACCATCAGGTTGACGACCTAAAGGCTGAACTTGTTTCAAGTCATCTTTATAGGTCAGGTAACCTTCGGCACTAACCAGGTTGAAAGTACCGATACGAACCACTTCTTTCTGCTCTGAGCCACCGTCAAGGCTAACAACTTCAGTAGTGAAGCGAGAAACTTTACCTGATTGAGTCATTTCAGTTTGAAGTGCGAACCACAAATCTTCCAATTCTTTAATGTTAGGAAGACCTTTGGATTCATTAGACATTCTTTCAAGGAAGTCTGCACGACCAGGGTATTGAGCACTTACGATAGAGGTTGAAATACGTCCGTAAGCTTCAGCAGAGGCTTGACGAACAACACCAAACATCTCACCCAAAGTGCCTACTGCATTTTGCAGTTCAACTTCTTTATTAGCTAAGGTAACTTCGTTTTCTTCGAATTGCTTCTTCAAACGATCGCCACGTTCTTTTTCAGCTTTCAATCCCGCGCGAGCTTTGTTTAACAGAGCTTGCTTGTCTGCACGAGCAGCTTGGAATTCAGCTTCACGTTGTTTGTTAACACGTGCTTCAGAAACACGGTTTTTCTTCACTTCTTCCAGAAGTGCATCAAGTGAATCTGCGGCCTGTGCAGATGCAGCTGCCATAGCTACAGTTCCACTGACTAATAGTAGTTTCAACAAATTCTTCATAGTCACTTACTCCGCAGCTCGGATAGGCATCTTGATTAGGTTAACAGGAACGATCTTGCGAGCCATTTTCACAGCTTCAACAACAGAACCCAGGTATTCATCACCTAGTTGTTCCCAAGCTCTGGAATCATTATTCCAAACCCATGCACTTTTCTGATCAAGTGACAATGCAACCATCGCTGTACGACCCAGGTTGAAGAAATCAACAGCAATATTGGTACCGTTGTAGTTCAAATCACCCTGATAAGCACGGATGCTTGAACCGTATTCAAGTTCAACCTGATAAGCTTCCAATACTTGTCTGAACTGCTCAGAAGTAGAAACGTTTGAATTGCCCATTAGATCACGTAATTTTGCTACGCGAGCTTTTCTTTCTTCATGATTAATTGGCACGTCTAAATCAATGAATTGATCCAATGAGTCAATCATTTTATACATCAAAGGTACAACGCCTTTTTTAACGCCATCGATACTGTCAATTTGACGTTGCAATGCGTTAATGCCGTCCTGTTGGTCTGCAACCAATCCAGCGACATGGTCGTTATACACTTTCAAGTTCTCGGTTTCGTCCAGAACTTGACGATATTCAATTAATAGGTCTTGAGTTTGCTCATAGAGCTTATCGATACGCTTCTGGGATTGGATTGCAGCAGCGTTCGTTTTCGCTTCCTCTTTTTGCAGGTTGATAAGAGGATCTGCAGAGACTGCGGGGCTGCTACTGAGCGCGAATGCACTCAAAATAGTAGAAGCAATAATATTTCTCTTGCTCATCTTGGACATAGTTCCCAACCAATTGTCTAGTTTTGAATCCTCGTTACGCATCCAGTAGCCAGTAACAAGGGACGATTAAAAACGTTATATTTTTATTGGATTCAGCACTTAACTTTCGTTCAAAAGCCAAACACTGGAACCCGGGGATATTCACACGGATAGAGACAACAAGTCAAGCCGACATAGCTAGCTAATTCTAAACGGATTCAATTCATTTTAAGACGTTTTTTGCAATTTTACCTTCATGATACCCTCATATTTAACACTTTTATTTAAAACCATCACAGAATCAATCAGATCCGAGCACAAATAAACGAACATTTTTTTGATGATTTTATAAACAATTTCAAGCAACTATATACTTACTTTGCGATAAAGAATGAAGAGTGAATAAATGCAGCGGGATACATTAGTTACCAAAGATAATTTTCATCTTTTTCAAGCAACATTCGGAATTGATTATTTAATCGCTCAGATTGTTTAAACTTCTCTGTATTAATGAGTAATTAATAGCTCAATCCAATAAATATCTTTCACGAAAATGAAAACAAAACGGGATGTAAGTACGACCTTATTTCATAAAACCAATAAATGACTAATCACTATTAAGACCTTGTGCAGCTAAGATCTTTTTTGCCTGAGTTAGATGATTTTCGTAGTTCAACCAGCGCTTAACTGCACTTTCGTATAGTGGCTTTCTAACCTGCCAAATGCTAGCTGTACTCACTGCATTCGATGACTGATGAAATTGCAAACATTGCTCATCCCAATCAACAACACAATAATCAAGCAACCTCCGAGTGGTATCAGCTTGATTTGCAACAAAGTCTTCATAAGACAAACAAAAAATCTGTTCCCCAAAAACAGAACGCCAGTGCTGTAACAATCGATAATGCTGCCCGTAGTAGTGAGCAATATGTTCCAGATTATTTGCATAAGGCAGATCATTGCCCAAATGCTGGAAATAAACAGATATCATATTATCCAGCGGGTGACGCAGAGTATGGATAATCCTGGCATTTGGAAATATCAGCTTGATTAACCCAATGTGCATAAAGTTATCGGGTCTTTTATCTATGATGTGTGTGTGTGTAGCTTTATCACCGAAGCGCTCTGTTAAGAAGGCTAAATAAGATTCTCGAATTCCCCGAAGCTTTTCTCCCACATCTTCAATTCCACCTAAGTCAGATGGATAATTTGGAAAAACCTTCCGAACGGCATTGTTGATAAATTCAAGTTCTCCCCCACTGGTAAATGACTCGTGCTTCGATAGTACCTGCTCAATAAGTGTTGTACCGGAGCGGAACATACCACAGACAAATACGGGGGATTTAACATGAGAAGAATCTGCTTCATCTAGCGTGATTGAGGAAAAAAGCTCAGGAGAAAAAATATCAATAAGATCTGAAATCCGTTTTTTCATCTTGTCAGGTTCATATTCCCCTACTCGACGTTCAGATAGTACATTGCCTTGTTGATAGTATTGAAAAGCGGCATCGTATTGCTTGTGTTCGTCATACAATTTACCCAAACCAAAACAGATACTTTCACGCTGAGGCTCAGACAGTTTACCTTCACTAAGCAATCGGCTTACTGTCTCGATCAAAGGATGATTGATATTATTAAAGGCACTTGCATTAGCTAAACGCTCAAATACTTGCTCATAAGCAGGGTTAGTTTCAGCAAGCTTAAAGTAAATCTCTAATGCTCTGTCTTTATCACCCAATTCTTCATAAATGGTTGCCAAATTAAAATGTGCATCTTGGTATTCCGGTGCAATATCAAGCGCCTGTTTTAATTCAACTATGGCACTCTCGTGCTTTCCCTGACGATAAAACAACACAGAACGATTGAGGAACACTTCTTCAGGCTGAGAAATATTCAGATCCAGGCATATCTGATAATGCGTGAGTGCCTCGCTAAAGGCTTCGATTTTCCCCAAGAGCATAGCCAGATTAAAATGCGCTGTTGCATTGTCGGGAAATGCCTTTAATAAAGATTGATATACCGATATGGCAGAAGGAAGCTGGTTCAAATACTGGTAAACATCTGCCAGATAAAAATAGGTGCCTTGCTCGGTAGGAAAATAATGAATCATTGATTTGAGCGTATCAATCAAACCTTGATAGTTTCGCTGCTGGCTTTGAGCATTCACCATCATTTGTAGAGCTTGATGATGATTTGGAGTGTATTGCAAAATTTCACTCAATTTTTCCACGCCAGCTGAAAAATTTCCCAATTGCATATCCAATCGTGCAGAGGCAAGTTGTTGCTCTACTTTTTCAGACACTTTACATCACCCCGTTTTTAGCATTTTCTATTTAATTAACAGCAAGGCACAAGATAATAACATTTTGAAGCATTTCGTTGTTCAACAAAGCAAAAAGAATTCTGTTAGACTCATTTTTGTTCGTATTTTACGAATA
Above is a window of Paraneptunicella aestuarii DNA encoding:
- a CDS encoding MotA/TolQ/ExbB proton channel family protein → MKNLLKLLLVSGTVAMAAASAQAADSLDALLEEVKKNRVSEARVNKQREAEFQAARADKQALLNKARAGLKAEKERGDRLKKQFEENEVTLANKEVELQNAVGTLGEMFGVVRQASAEAYGRISTSIVSAQYPGRADFLERMSNESKGLPNIKELEDLWFALQTEMTQSGKVSRFTTEVVSLDGGSEQKEVVRIGTFNLVSAEGYLTYKDDLKQVQPLGRQPDGYMVNSATGFATGGSGLEAVYIDPSQGQILGLLTAKATMMERYHAGGLPGYVITVMLAIGLLIALYKIIVLTVMSGGIRKQLNNPQNPSTSNPLGRILTVYEENKNADTETLELKLDEAILRELPSIESGINLIKILAAIAPLLGLLGTVIGMIATFQQITLFGTGDPRIMAGSISMALVTTAQGIIAALPLILLHSVVAGRSKSIVHILDEQAAGIVAARAEGEKA
- a CDS encoding DUF3450 domain-containing protein; translation: MSKRNIIASTILSAFALSSSPAVSADPLINLQKEEAKTNAAAIQSQKRIDKLYEQTQDLLIEYRQVLDETENLKVYNDHVAGLVADQQDGINALQRQIDSIDGVKKGVVPLMYKMIDSLDQFIDLDVPINHEERKARVAKLRDLMGNSNVSTSEQFRQVLEAYQVELEYGSSIRAYQGDLNYNGTNIAVDFFNLGRTAMVALSLDQKSAWVWNNDSRAWEQLGDEYLGSVVEAVKMARKIVPVNLIKMPIRAAE
- a CDS encoding tetratricopeptide repeat-containing sulfotransferase family protein; its protein translation is MSEKVEQQLASARLDMQLGNFSAGVEKLSEILQYTPNHHQALQMMVNAQSQQRNYQGLIDTLKSMIHYFPTEQGTYFYLADVYQYLNQLPSAISVYQSLLKAFPDNATAHFNLAMLLGKIEAFSEALTHYQICLDLNISQPEEVFLNRSVLFYRQGKHESAIVELKQALDIAPEYQDAHFNLATIYEELGDKDRALEIYFKLAETNPAYEQVFERLANASAFNNINHPLIETVSRLLSEGKLSEPQRESICFGLGKLYDEHKQYDAAFQYYQQGNVLSERRVGEYEPDKMKKRISDLIDIFSPELFSSITLDEADSSHVKSPVFVCGMFRSGTTLIEQVLSKHESFTSGGELEFINNAVRKVFPNYPSDLGGIEDVGEKLRGIRESYLAFLTERFGDKATHTHIIDKRPDNFMHIGLIKLIFPNARIIHTLRHPLDNMISVYFQHLGNDLPYANNLEHIAHYYGQHYRLLQHWRSVFGEQIFCLSYEDFVANQADTTRRLLDYCVVDWDEQCLQFHQSSNAVSTASIWQVRKPLYESAVKRWLNYENHLTQAKKILAAQGLNSD